aggtgtcctttaagagctggttGCATATCAGAATTTCCTGTCACCATTAAATgatgttttgaagtcagtgaagtcAATAGTTTCATCCTGGAGTAGAGTTCTCCCGAGATCTTCCcaatcacagctcttatctccggaaaccaaaacaactgctgtaaaaGCTCTTGCTACTTAGAGGGCTTAATGCACGTGTTGTAGTATGTGATTCGGGTAACACTCGCCACTGATTAAAAGTCTTGTTTGAAAATGATATTTACATGGACACCATTTTGGCTGAGtccattattatatataataaatatggaCATTGAATAAGGATATTGCAagttttgaaaaaaaacatttctttattGTTAACATGGTTAGGATAGGCTCATCTTCTCTTGACCAGAGCTGGGCTATTCTCGGGTGTGGCCCCCAATTGATGGAATGAGTTCctaagagagatcagggccctgccagagttaaaacAATCCTGCAGGatctgcaaaatgcagctcttccaccaggcttttggttgaggccaatgaaacaaGTACAGCACCAGAAGCTTTCCCCACAAGTTATGTCCAACAGAGCTGCAAGGAAGggaagtataaaaatgtaataaaataaaatataaataaataaatgagccatTTTGTTTATAGACTTTTGGCAAGTCTCTCTTTCCCTTGTTCTCAGCCTTATCACATGATCATGGGACAAATGAGcatgggctgtcaccaatatgtgtaGAGACACACAGCTCTATCTCTACCCAAATACAATTGCCAGATGTTTCAAATCATTTGCTGGGTGATTAGAACAGAGTCatttgaaactcaacccttccaagatgcaagtcctgtggctaggcagaaAAGTGGCAGATTAGGAAGCATGCCTGCCACCTTGGCCTCAGCCAAGAATCTTGGCATGTTCTtggattttttccctttcaatggaggctcaggttagGGGAGTAAcctgcatggcattttaccatctttgtctGGCGAGGCTACTAGCAACCAATCTGTCCTTGGGCTGCTTGGCTATAGTTATTAAagcaacaatcacctccagactGTATTTCTGTAATGTGCTCTACACAGGCCAACCCTTGTCCTTCAGCTGGAAACAGTAGCTAGTgaggaatgcagctgctaggagcctcacaggtacaccttggagggctcatatacaGCCAGTGCTGAGATAGTTGCATTGGTGGTTACTGcacggatcaggttcaaagttctggtaataacctttaaggccatccatgaaTTGGGCttcacttatctgagggactgcttgcctctttaagcccccccccccacagggatgATACTGTGGATGCTAATTTGATggaaatccctggccccagagttgtttgcctggccttgaacaaaaaggccctgacctggtggaacgagctcccaggtgagctgaaggccctgatagagcttgcacatttctgtagggcctgtaagatggagctcatcCGCTGTatctttagttgaggccagataaAGTGAAATCAGAGGTCCCTCCTCAGGGTGGACTAGTCCAACAGACTATGTCAGTCCATCAGGCAAGTTGCCACACCTTCCCCATGACAAGtggcagagtgctggactggggtgggggaaagtttatttttCACCACCGATCTTGCAGTTTTTATATGCTTgattttaatgtgggttttattGGGAATTTTATGTGAcctttgttacccaccacaaacTGTTCTGGGAGTAGTATGATATAAGTCTAACAAATAAGTATATAAATGCCTAGTGGCACATGCACACTTCACATCTAAAAGCACGTTCCTTGTCTGGTGTCTATACCCtattgaataaaataggactGACCTTtgagcagacctgcttaggatctCTCCCATAACATTTCAGCTGGGTCTTGTCTTGTTGATATTATTTTTCCCCATTCCTAACAATGGATGGGAGCTTTTAAAGGAGAGCTCATTTTACAGCTCTTCAGTTGTCCTAGTAGGATTTGATTTTAAGTTAATAGACAAATGTGTTTCCATTGGTCATTTAATAAATTCACTAAAGAAATGTTTGGCTGTCCTAAAACATTAATATGCTAAACATTTAACCACCTTTCTTGTTGTAACCAATCGCTTATGGCTCTAATACTatattttataaaaagaaaatctaCCTCTGCTTCTTTATCATGTTTTCTGCTGGGATTAGGCTTCCTTTGAAGTCATGTAGGATCCCCAGGGTATCGcttaatttcctttctttttttttctactgAGGCACTGGCACAACTGAATATAATGGTTCCTGATAAATCTTCTCTTCCTTAGTTCTGCTTCTTCATCCCCATATCAGCATGCAAGAGGGCAGCACCCAATGGCTTAGATCCAGTCAGTTTGTCCCCTGGTGAAAAAGGCTATACTGAAAATGATGAGACCCATACAGATAACAGCCATGTGGGAGGGGTGACATGATAAGAATGGAAACTGGGCATGTccgagtgaaaaagctggctggatctgaCGGAATGCAAAGGTTGAATGCCAATCAATGCATTTTGAAAACCAATTGATGCATTGGTTCATTTTGATTACTAGATGATATTTGTAATTCATTTTGTGCACTGAATGGTTACCAGTAGCTCTTCCATCCTTCCACCCCTACCTGTCACTGTTATCTATGGGTCTTTCTTTTGTATGAATCTGAGACACAACCAAAGCAAAAGGTAAGATAATGCAAAATGGGAAACTCTTATTAATTTTTGAGATACGTATATTTGTTTAAGACATTTTTGGTCCCACTTTCTCCCAGGAGTCACTGTGAATAACTAGAAGTGTCTGGGGTATTCCATTCCAATTTAAgcctaaatacataaatattttaaatgtttactaTTTATTTTTGTAGCTAGTATATTGTTATATAGAATCCTTCTTGCAAAAATCAGATTGGAATAATGATAGCAAGTAAATCTTTGAGGATCCTGTGATGCTCACAGGCAGTGCAGACTATGTGGAGTTACACCTTTCCTAGTTCAATGAAATTCATAGACTTAAAAAGGGGTAATTCTTTATCTCAGTCTAACTTGTAGGACTGTTGGAAGGGTAAAATGAAAGAGGAAGGCAATAGTCCCATCAGAAGCATTGAACTCAATGGGACTTGCTTCCTCATAAGTGTGCTTCTTATTGCAGCCTAAATTCCTTGGAGAAAAAGAAGGATGAAAATTTAATAAGAATGCTGACTGAATGGAGGCAAGGTTTAAGGAGATCATTTATTCATAGGACGGTAAACCAAAGTTGGATTTGCAAATGTAGGCCCTAATCCAGAACATGTAATGTCTATTTAAGTATTACTGAATTCCGTGGGCCTTTATTTATCGAATCCTGTTGACTGCAGTGCTGCTAGTTTGAACTTCTCTGAATGGTATCTACTGTATGGTATCTACTGCCTGCTGGTGTAAAATGAACTAAGGGACTACGAAATGTCCTAAACTGGTCTAATCTATCAAAGTACTGAAGTGGGGTTGACTTCTCTTGAAGACAAAAACCATTTTGTTTGTAACTGCATGTGTGGGATTCTCAACAATTACGCTGGTTTAAATATATTGTCTTTACAGATGCCTCTCCAAAACACCTCAGatacaaaaaagcaaacaaatattACAGAGTTCATCCTCATAGGATTCAGGAATCTCCCAGAACTTCAAGCTCTTATCTTCCTATGCTTCCTCTTTATCTACATTGTGACCTTGGCTGGGAACATCCTCAtggttgtacttgttgtagttgATAAGCATCTCCATATTCCAATGTACTTCTTCCTTGGGAATTTTTCCTGCCTGGAAACCTTCTACAGTTCAACCATCATGCCAAAGACTCTGGTCAGCCTTCTGACTGGAGACAAAACCATTTCTTTCAACCTCTGTTTTGTGCAGCATTACTTTTTTGCATCTCTAGGGGCAGCTGAGTGTTACCTTTTATCTGTGATGTCCTACGACCGGTACTTAGCAATATGCTGGCCCTTGCATTACACAAACCGCATGAATGGGAAATTCTGTGTGCAGTTAGTTGGCAGCTCTTTCCTCAGTGGGTTTATGGGGATTTCAATAACGATAATATTAGTGTCCAGGTTATCTTATTGCGGCCCCAATGAAATCAATCATTTCTTCTGTGATGTTTTTCCTCTCTTGGATTTGTCCTGCAGCGATACCCATCTGTTGAGAATCCTTATTTACTTTGTTGCCTCTCTTTttacccttcctccatttttgttGACCTTAACCTCCTATATTTGTATCATAACCACCATCATGAGAATCCCATCCACCTGTGGAAGGCAAAAGGCCTTTTCAACCTGCTCCTCTCACCTCATTGTGGTTACCATTTTTTATGGTACAATAACAGTAGTCTACATCTTGCCCAATACTGACACATTGAGAGACTTCAATAAATTCTTATCAGTTTTTTATGCGGTCTTAACTCCAATGATAAATCCTCTTGTCTACAGCCTGAGAAACAAAGAAGTCAAGAAGGCACTGAGGAGACAGATTGATCAGATGATTGCAAAAATATAGTCCACAAAGTTCCACATGCTCAGTGGCATCATCTTTTTTTGATGGATCACATAATATTTGCAAAAGGCTCTTCTGTTTAAAACAAAATACCAGTTTGCTTTAATGTTTTGTGATTTTCAGTGTGAGGTCACCAATCCAAATGCCCCTTTAGTGTGCATAATTAAATTTGCAATTCTTCACATCCTAGCTATAGTTCATTTATTTATGAAATATTTTTACTCTGCAAAGACTGCTCAAGGTACTGACAAATGAAGATGTATTGCAGGCCATAGCAAGAACATAAGGGATAGACCAAATATCTGTAGAAAACCTTCTCTTGTGAAAACAATATTACAGTGGATTTCATGGAACAGTTAACAGTACAAACAAAACATTTGTGACTGATCAAATACACACTGAAATGAAATTACTAAGGGCAACTAGGTGGACAGTGGAAGAAAAGACAATAAATCTATACATACAAAATGATGGTCTCTTTATTATGTTACAGCTCAGAAAAAGATCAAGAGGTCACAATGGATAGCTCCATGATTTTGGAAAAATAAACAATGAATGAAGTAATGTAATACGATAGAcgtttgtacatttttaaaagtttaaaaaatagtATGGAGTAGCAGGTTGGATCATAATAGCTTTTTTACACAGAGGTATGGAGGATCCCCTTTTGATGATGTTCACAGAACTTGTGAAGAAAAAAGCTACATGGGACAGCTGTAGTAGTGAGGACAGAAATCTGGTAAAATTGAATGGGAAAACTGGTAGCCAAATGAATATAGAGGTCTCTAATACTTTCATAGTATTAGATTGAAGTGTAAACTGGCCACAAGTAAATTCCATATGGACTAAGGGAGATCTTTTTCTTATACAGAAAATTGCAGAATTGATTCCAATGTATATTGTAATAGGCTACCTGATTAGATGTGTTTAAAATCATGTTTGGAAGACAAAGCATGCCGTACAGGCCTATCAAAAGCTATTAATAAATGAGTATAGTCATAAGCAGAACTGAACatatctaaaaggcaccacaacaCTTGAAATGTAGAAATGGTGTGATATTgaatatgtagtaatgatgaaatAATCATGTAGTTGCAAAATAGATCAATTATGAAAAattgaaatttgaaatttaaaatgtttcctaTAGAAGTACCCAGGCAGAAGTAAGGATTGCTGAATTTTATAGATAATGtctttaaaattataatgaagttgggtgaaaatattttctgttttatgtaCTCTGTAATATATCATTATCCTAATATAACattgttttatcttctttttgTATCCTCTATATACTATTACGgtactttgttttctaaaataaaaatatattttttaaaagacagaaattACATTATGTAATGTTTCCCATAGTTTTGGGACAGATTTCTGTATCAGAAGATCTATGAACATGTGAATCTGTCTTATATCAAATCCTGTATTTGGTTcaccactgtatgagacagagaATATCCTTTCCCCAGTCAAAACCTTCTGCTAGGCATgggcaccccccaaaaaaaatccagaccATTTTGGGTTTGGAAGGACCTAATTTAGACCATTTAAAGCCCATCTGAAATAGCTGTTTTAGATTCGGGGACAACCGAAACATTTCAGAACTCTCCGAAATATTTcaaccattgaaatcaatgggtgcCATTAAAGTCACTGGCAATTTTTAAATTTCCAATTTCCCTGTGGCCTGGGGAATGGGGGTTTGAATTAGAGACTCCAATCTTTCAGGAGAGCTCAAGGACCCTCTTCTTTAAAGATCCCACAAGATTCAAGATGATTGGACTAGGGACTCCAATTCTAGGAAAACCCAAAAGTGGGTGTCCTCATCCAGCCCCATTTTATCCAATTATGGGGAAATAGATCCTCTGCTCTGTTCTTAAATTCTCAGCATAGGAcaatgcagccagccagccagccagcacacGCTCTGAGACTCATTGCAGCAATGTTTATACCTCTCTGGGCCATACACAGAATATTTTCAAAAAGTAAAAAACTTCTTTGATTGGTCAAGAGCTGTTTTTGCCCCCAAACCTACAAACCTATAGTCTAAAACATCCCACCCGCTTACTTTGCCTTGTATTGCATCAAACTTAGCATGATGCAAGTCCTCATTGCAATGCATCTACAAAATGCATctacaaaatgcattgcaatgcatgtacaaaatgcattgcaatgattcgCTAGGCTCCTCTAGGGAGCCTAGCAATTGGTCTGCCTACCTCCCCCCTACCCTTTGCCCAGGCAAAGGTGGGAAACAGGGAGCAGGAAAGCTACAGGCAGTTTCTGGCTCTCTGTTGGTCCTTAAATTTTCAATGGCTGCCCACCCAAAACAGCCAGAATGCTCCAAAATAAATTTTGGGCATTTGGGGGGGCTGTCTTTGGGCCATTTAAAATACTGGTAAGTGTTTCAGATGGTTGTGTGCCCATTTTCAGCCAAAACGGTCCAAAATGCACATACTTACTTCTGCATAGAAGGTGCGGAGATATGGCCTCTTTCCACCACCTAATAATAAGCAAGCAGACAGATGTGATTAAATTCATGCTGCTATCTGGAACTGAAATGATCCTGAAGCAAATATGGGAGCAGCAGAAGGGGGATGTGCAGGTAGAAAGTactactttttttcttcttgtctgAAGAAGCAGCATACACCAGTAGGAAAGGGACATATACTGTCTAAACAGCCTAAAGTTGAAGACAAAACTTCATGCATCAG
The Paroedura picta isolate Pp20150507F chromosome 16, Ppicta_v3.0, whole genome shotgun sequence genome window above contains:
- the LOC143825375 gene encoding olfactory receptor 5AP2-like; protein product: MPLQNTSDTKKQTNITEFILIGFRNLPELQALIFLCFLFIYIVTLAGNILMVVLVVVDKHLHIPMYFFLGNFSCLETFYSSTIMPKTLVSLLTGDKTISFNLCFVQHYFFASLGAAECYLLSVMSYDRYLAICWPLHYTNRMNGKFCVQLVGSSFLSGFMGISITIILVSRLSYCGPNEINHFFCDVFPLLDLSCSDTHLLRILIYFVASLFTLPPFLLTLTSYICIITTIMRIPSTCGRQKAFSTCSSHLIVVTIFYGTITVVYILPNTDTLRDFNKFLSVFYAVLTPMINPLVYSLRNKEVKKALRRQIDQMIAKI